A part of Limihaloglobus sulfuriphilus genomic DNA contains:
- a CDS encoding sensor histidine kinase, producing the protein MRIELPDIRHNQFGFEALVFLKSQTEELWLETIDIDMKLTTWFDADMCAAFGAILYRLGERLNTVKLNNISENVEIILSKNGFLSHYGRNRFADTWGTTITYQRFDVKDDRYFAGYIEKELIHRSEIPKMSAGLLKKFRESIFEIFSNAVLHSQTKYGVFSCGQFYPRGSRLNFSVADLGIGIRGNVKEIKGFDFPAEDAIDWATREHNTTKRGNIPGGLGLKLLCEFVDHNGGNIQILSDAGYWRRENRNVTKKRINDVFPGTVVNIEINTADTHSYQLACENRITENDIF; encoded by the coding sequence ATGAGGATAGAGCTGCCTGATATACGCCACAATCAATTTGGGTTTGAGGCTTTAGTGTTCCTGAAAAGCCAAACAGAGGAATTATGGCTGGAAACTATAGATATAGACATGAAATTGACAACCTGGTTTGATGCGGATATGTGCGCGGCGTTTGGGGCCATTCTCTACCGCCTTGGAGAAAGACTCAATACTGTTAAACTGAATAATATCAGTGAAAATGTTGAGATAATCCTTTCTAAGAATGGTTTTTTGAGTCATTACGGGCGTAACAGATTTGCTGATACATGGGGAACCACTATTACTTATCAGCGATTCGACGTTAAAGATGACCGTTATTTTGCCGGTTACATCGAAAAAGAGCTGATACATCGCAGTGAAATCCCAAAAATGTCGGCAGGCCTGCTGAAAAAATTTCGTGAGAGCATCTTCGAGATATTCAGTAACGCCGTGCTTCACTCCCAAACTAAATATGGCGTTTTCAGCTGCGGGCAATTTTATCCAAGAGGCAGCCGTTTGAACTTTTCAGTAGCAGATTTGGGTATTGGTATCAGGGGTAATGTAAAAGAGATCAAAGGCTTTGACTTCCCGGCCGAGGATGCCATCGACTGGGCGACCCGGGAGCATAATACGACAAAAAGAGGTAACATACCCGGCGGCCTGGGTTTAAAACTGCTCTGCGAATTTGTTGACCACAATGGCGGAAATATTCAAATTTTATCCGATGCAGGCTACTGGAGAAGAGAGAACAGAAACGTTACCAAAAAAAGAATAAATGATGTTTTTCCCGGAACGGTTGTTAATATAGAGATCAACACAGCCGATACACATTCCTATCAGCTTGCTTGTGAAAATAGAATAACAGAAAACGATATATTTTAA
- a CDS encoding STAS-like domain-containing protein encodes MEKQIELSIFEIVGSPLCVASGDGEKVYERLDQAFSNGVEVKLSFGNIDTLTSAFLNAAIGQLYGSYSEEQIRNLLKVQDMQPDDMALLKRVVETAKLYFKDPDGFDKANREAMEED; translated from the coding sequence ATGGAAAAACAAATTGAATTATCAATATTTGAAATAGTCGGCAGCCCCTTATGCGTTGCATCTGGAGATGGTGAAAAAGTTTACGAAAGGCTCGATCAGGCTTTTTCTAATGGTGTTGAAGTTAAACTTTCGTTTGGCAATATCGATACCCTGACATCCGCCTTCTTAAATGCGGCAATTGGCCAGTTGTACGGCAGTTACTCTGAAGAACAGATAAGAAATCTGCTAAAGGTACAGGATATGCAGCCGGACGATATGGCTCTGTTGAAAAGAGTGGTTGAAACTGCCAAGCTGTATTTTAAAGACCCTGACGGCTTTGATAAGGCAAACCGTGAAGCGATGGAGGAAGATTAG
- a CDS encoding type II toxin-antitoxin system VapC family toxin, with product MSSNVIEAESYEFSAQDKLIVDTNVWIFNYGPSSPRKPQVRKYSRILSNALTAKCQIYIDVMIVSEFINTYARMKFNQIKQQNQFCNFKSFRNSSGFKAVARDIASDTRRILSLCNRIKTGFETVDIDKILTEFGQGNSDFNDQMITALCKREGLTLVTDDGDFAGKDIPIITANRRLLAP from the coding sequence ATGTCCAGTAATGTAATAGAAGCTGAGAGTTATGAGTTTTCTGCACAGGATAAATTGATTGTTGACACCAATGTCTGGATTTTCAATTACGGCCCGTCATCTCCACGTAAACCTCAGGTCAGAAAATATTCTCGGATTTTGTCTAATGCATTGACGGCAAAATGCCAGATATATATTGATGTTATGATTGTATCAGAGTTTATTAATACTTATGCGAGAATGAAGTTCAATCAAATTAAACAACAAAACCAATTTTGCAACTTCAAATCTTTTAGAAACAGTTCTGGTTTCAAAGCGGTTGCCCGGGATATTGCATCTGATACGAGGCGAATATTAAGTCTTTGCAACCGTATAAAAACCGGTTTTGAAACAGTAGATATAGATAAGATTTTAACCGAATTTGGGCAAGGAAATTCCGACTTTAATGATCAAATGATTACAGCTTTATGTAAAAGGGAGGGATTGACACTTGTTACAGATGACGGCGACTTTGCAGGTAAGGATATCCCGATCATAACTGCAAACAGACGACTTTTAGCCCCTTGA
- a CDS encoding ABC transporter permease: MLTGTKRTGKYIPTLLFILICAFFGAFFIYPMLLAVKEGLLHDGDLSLYWVISIVKNKILLQKFINSLLLAVITTFLIICLSLPLAMISANCSFKGRDIAANLLLLPMIMPPFVGALSVKRFFAQHGILNQILIKAGVIEFSQAYDWLGTGFAAVVLMQMLHLFPIMYLNLTSCLSNIDPMYYEAAKNFGASGWKQFWKITLPLLRPGIFAGSSIVFIWSFTDIGTPLIFDYNELASVKVFNELQQSNISGSAYGFVIVLLLVSVACYSLTKVVLGKPVASDTSKATVSAQSRRLSGIKTFLVWLLFGSVTLIAIMPHLGVIVTAFADRWVSTIAPESWTLNHMKFVLTQQQTRTSIINSLKYASCSTLLDIVIGTTAAWLIIRRKHFGSRALDSMLMMPLAVPGLILAAGFIAMTVMGSRFERIGPAYNPFIIIVIAYAVRRIPFVVRGVSAGLQQIPVTLEHAAMNLGASRFTAFKRITMPLISANIIAAGVLTFAFAMLEVSDSLVLAQQAAHYPITKQMYVSVAANPDAVNIASALGVVGMVLLGGSMFAASMLMGRKLGAIFRV; this comes from the coding sequence ATGCTGACAGGTACAAAGCGAACAGGTAAGTATATACCTACACTGTTATTTATATTGATCTGCGCGTTCTTCGGCGCGTTTTTTATATATCCAATGCTGCTTGCTGTAAAGGAAGGTCTGCTTCATGATGGAGATCTGAGCCTGTATTGGGTTATCAGCATCGTAAAAAACAAGATTTTGCTCCAGAAGTTTATTAACAGCCTGCTGTTAGCTGTAATAACAACTTTTTTGATTATATGTCTCTCCCTTCCACTGGCGATGATCAGTGCCAATTGCAGTTTCAAAGGCCGCGATATAGCCGCGAATCTGCTTCTGCTGCCTATGATTATGCCGCCGTTTGTGGGGGCTCTTTCTGTTAAGAGATTTTTCGCCCAGCACGGCATACTCAACCAGATATTGATAAAAGCGGGCGTGATTGAGTTTTCGCAGGCGTATGACTGGCTTGGTACCGGTTTCGCGGCGGTAGTGCTGATGCAGATGCTGCACCTGTTTCCCATAATGTATCTGAATCTGACATCATGCCTGTCTAATATTGACCCCATGTATTACGAGGCGGCGAAAAACTTCGGGGCTTCGGGCTGGAAACAATTCTGGAAAATAACTCTACCTCTTTTGCGGCCTGGAATATTCGCCGGCAGTTCCATCGTGTTTATCTGGTCGTTTACAGATATTGGAACGCCGTTAATATTTGATTATAATGAGCTTGCTTCGGTAAAGGTGTTTAACGAGCTGCAGCAGTCAAACATCAGCGGCAGCGCATACGGTTTTGTTATTGTTCTGCTTTTGGTCAGTGTTGCCTGTTATTCACTGACTAAAGTCGTTCTGGGAAAGCCGGTAGCATCAGACACTTCCAAAGCGACAGTCTCGGCGCAGTCCAGGCGGCTTTCAGGTATTAAAACGTTTCTTGTCTGGCTTCTGTTCGGCTCTGTTACCCTGATCGCGATCATGCCGCACCTTGGCGTAATAGTCACCGCTTTTGCCGACCGCTGGGTAAGCACAATCGCCCCTGAATCCTGGACTTTAAACCACATGAAGTTTGTCCTTACCCAGCAGCAGACACGAACGAGCATTATCAACAGCCTCAAATACGCATCATGCTCCACGCTGCTGGATATCGTAATAGGAACCACCGCGGCATGGCTGATTATAAGGCGCAAGCATTTTGGCTCACGTGCGCTTGATTCGATGCTGATGATGCCTCTGGCAGTTCCGGGGCTTATACTCGCGGCAGGATTTATCGCCATGACAGTTATGGGAAGCCGGTTCGAGCGTATTGGCCCGGCTTACAACCCATTCATAATCATAGTGATAGCCTATGCAGTACGCCGCATACCGTTTGTGGTCAGGGGTGTTTCGGCCGGACTTCAGCAGATACCGGTAACACTGGAACACGCGGCTATGAATCTGGGAGCGTCTCGATTTACCGCGTTTAAACGGATAACAATGCCGCTGATTTCGGCTAACATAATCGCTGCCGGCGTGCTTACGTTTGCTTTTGCGATGCTCGAGGTCAGCGATTCTCTGGTGCTTGCCCAGCAGGCGGCGCATTATCCGATAACAAAGCAGATGTACGTTTCCGTGGCGGCGAATCCCGATGCGGTCAATATCGCCTCGGCACTTGGCGTGGTGGGAATGGTGCTGCTGGGCGGTTCGATGTTTGCCGCGTCGATGCTGATGGGGCGTAAACTCGGGGCAATATTCAGGGTTTGA
- a CDS encoding ABC transporter ATP-binding protein, with product MRQIKIDNIHKSYKQSGSQLKILDGINITISSGEFFFLLGPSGCGKTTLLRIICGLLEPSSGKIFFDDKDVTQESVQKRDTAMVFQNYALWPHMTVQKNTEFGLEMKGVDTKQRAQEALKNLKMVQMDEYASRKPNQLSGGQQQRVALARAIASRPQCLLLDEPLSNLDAKLRLQMRGELRRLVKSSGITGIYVTHDQKEALSMADRIAIMHRGRVEQVASPFEMYERPHTSFVADFVGEANFLEGKTTKEGECVAVNTPVGTISAQMNDFFTDGAVSRCCIRPEKITMAAANESPLEGYENKIPASIISRTYLGESIQYEVALKDKQSWKISVPGSMKFPEDKETYLYFKTNDVVLLRE from the coding sequence ATGAGACAGATAAAAATAGATAATATTCATAAGAGTTACAAGCAGAGCGGCTCTCAGCTGAAGATTCTGGACGGGATCAATATAACAATAAGCTCGGGTGAGTTCTTTTTTCTGCTGGGCCCCAGCGGCTGCGGCAAAACGACACTGCTTAGGATAATCTGCGGGCTTCTCGAGCCGAGCTCGGGCAAGATATTTTTCGACGACAAAGACGTTACACAAGAGTCTGTCCAAAAAAGAGATACTGCGATGGTTTTCCAGAATTACGCCCTATGGCCGCACATGACTGTGCAGAAAAACACGGAGTTCGGCCTTGAAATGAAGGGCGTTGACACCAAACAAAGGGCGCAAGAGGCCCTGAAAAACCTCAAAATGGTTCAGATGGACGAATACGCATCCAGGAAACCCAACCAGCTCTCCGGCGGCCAGCAGCAGAGGGTCGCGCTTGCCAGGGCGATAGCATCACGGCCGCAGTGCCTTCTGCTCGATGAGCCGCTGAGCAATCTTGATGCAAAACTCCGGCTCCAGATGCGAGGCGAGCTTCGCCGGCTGGTCAAATCTTCCGGCATTACAGGTATTTACGTTACTCATGACCAGAAAGAGGCCCTGTCAATGGCGGACCGTATAGCCATTATGCACCGCGGACGGGTTGAGCAGGTTGCCAGTCCGTTTGAGATGTATGAGAGGCCGCACACGTCTTTTGTTGCCGATTTTGTCGGCGAGGCCAATTTCCTTGAAGGCAAAACAACTAAGGAGGGCGAATGTGTTGCGGTTAACACACCTGTTGGAACAATATCTGCCCAGATGAATGATTTCTTCACTGATGGGGCAGTGTCAAGGTGCTGTATCCGTCCGGAAAAGATTACCATGGCGGCCGCAAACGAATCACCTCTGGAGGGTTATGAAAACAAAATACCGGCCTCTATAATTTCCCGAACTTATCTGGGTGAGTCCATCCAGTACGAAGTCGCTCTCAAGGACAAGCAAAGCTGGAAAATATCTGTCCCCGGTTCAATGAAATTTCCCGAAGATAAAGAAACTTACCTGTATTTCAAAACAAACGACGTTGTATTGTTAAGAGAATAA
- a CDS encoding prepilin-type N-terminal cleavage/methylation domain-containing protein codes for MKTVISQRTKPPLLSAGFTLIELLVVISIIALLMGIMMPALSRARAIAQSAVCKSNLRQSGIALATYTASNKDWLPGPNTSGGNIARNEATPKELASKTSPVQNCDWISPLLGNEFGLPTDTEERIIELCTNTFVCPSNKAKYDYEYPGGFINKVDVTSLKVFSYSSPTAFHAYSFRNTGKPVTDAEIRNAATVAPGYVPKMTKIGSAQRKIFVLEGTRYLRETGGVYQASLNNIRYQNDGGNYMVWGPATQFPGDPFVIGTPANLELTDTARKYAYRHNDGFNTAFFDGHVESLSWQESLDIRMYWPRGSRVMRANFTYDPNDRNGMTIK; via the coding sequence ATGAAAACTGTTATTAGCCAAAGAACAAAACCGCCTCTTCTCTCCGCAGGGTTCACCCTCATAGAGCTTTTGGTTGTAATATCAATCATAGCTTTGCTTATGGGAATAATGATGCCGGCGCTTAGCCGTGCCAGAGCTATAGCTCAATCGGCAGTATGCAAATCCAATCTCCGCCAGTCCGGAATCGCCCTGGCAACCTATACCGCTTCAAATAAAGACTGGCTGCCCGGCCCCAACACCAGCGGCGGCAATATCGCCAGAAATGAGGCAACTCCCAAAGAGCTGGCTTCCAAAACCAGTCCGGTGCAGAACTGCGACTGGATATCGCCTCTTCTCGGCAACGAATTCGGCCTTCCAACCGACACCGAAGAGCGAATTATAGAGCTTTGTACTAATACGTTTGTGTGTCCTTCCAACAAAGCCAAATATGATTATGAGTATCCCGGCGGGTTTATAAATAAAGTTGACGTTACTTCGCTTAAAGTTTTCAGCTACTCATCGCCCACAGCCTTTCACGCATACAGTTTTCGCAATACCGGCAAACCTGTAACCGATGCCGAGATACGCAATGCCGCGACAGTAGCTCCCGGTTATGTGCCCAAGATGACAAAAATAGGCAGTGCTCAGCGGAAGATATTTGTGCTTGAGGGCACACGCTACTTAAGAGAAACCGGCGGCGTCTATCAGGCTTCATTGAACAATATCAGGTATCAGAACGACGGGGGCAACTATATGGTCTGGGGGCCTGCTACACAGTTCCCCGGTGATCCGTTTGTCATTGGCACGCCGGCAAATCTGGAGTTGACCGATACCGCCCGCAAATATGCTTACAGGCATAATGACGGCTTCAACACAGCGTTTTTTGACGGCCATGTAGAATCACTTAGCTGGCAGGAAAGCCTCGATATAAGGATGTACTGGCCGAGAGGCTCTCGGGTTATGCGGGCAAACTTTACCTACGACCCAAACGACAGAAACGGCATGACAATAAAATAG